Proteins from one Sabethes cyaneus chromosome 2, idSabCyanKW18_F2, whole genome shotgun sequence genomic window:
- the LOC128738396 gene encoding uncharacterized protein LOC128738396 isoform X3: MNALGGTRGERNAKPKFAALDINKLYSTSRGESLEPSTQKSAAPRKHGMQSLGKVPSARRPPANLPSLKAEISTPSDQQGTWANETGDIQNNNSSITTTSAVTASPLSTTTSSSNLNNNATASVGASHISSHTNSQQIHPSSASSQWSSNEFPSLDGTGQYGPSGKLLQQQHHYDGGSDGRLMNQYMDAPQVSLRPQTDAASWMQQQQSSGGVGCGGSLNGPSSSQQVPGHQQQQQQQQPAAPLPPQFRALMPPFMYRGSGGGGGNSVTPPPGSNEDVGRSGREGGGGGSRDGGGVGGGGGGGGGGGVAGGSGGRNNNSGGYNSMLPSFVLPSTNHQSHGSSYSPTQSGGRYRDTYSGGRRNQAQPPRLANRQQQQQQQQQQHQQDDSRSQQATPYIDPDIVVQRPIIRDEELQRIEAISKDEGWAKDDEIDYNQKLQFSDDESEPSPPKETPPMAPAKHEKSHVSPQQQQQQPQQQQLLQQQQSHQQQQSHQQQPHPQQPQHDDDKRMTWSREVEREQERLDQERAEHERFEKERDQQPVRPLPQQNGHVGGGRGGLDAEAKERLKQRREEDQRREMERKQAAARKLQELEQKLNRKKTEETTSGLPQAKDEEEREPPVTGYSESTESKDRTSTGSRGDRDKADSKETRDREWERYEYGRHERYDRDRPDQNRDQRGGERTGEWGDMPPFSKTFQSNLPPRFQKRKLERNSSGNSLQGNTGFIARDQPNNRSTANQGPTGSSQSQQQQSDGKSVPFAQQYDPRFIHSQQSYGKNQTGSQRRGGPIDDGPRRDIRHDRSDDRDRDRDRDREREMVPREIMKRRIDSEEDDRFSSSGRESSSKLSGGRTTPQLVRSVSDTSQRKTSVSSDDNTRHSEQHHASVKESIGSWESEAEKEDRRQAEAAAALAKENQLQQFHQQQQPLDNRRTSESSVMSEGEPKQILQRIKESSPALSEKQGKDRNEDSKIIDHKSLPKAWEDSVEVSDENTIVKAAHELSSTSVEDKKDSLGSEGMKNDSTSGRGSDLDSSKMNTSQGSAVSGKDSDDSKYGIKKPMHPRGSGRHDNRGGGHSRAGYGGGSGGYHRGGSSWGRRGGGGGSRTGGHGRNYNQDYWSESDFSEDGEDEYRKDGKFDRKEGSGYYRHGGSLAGQGHNTKEGFAPRGEPSRRGRGGMSSSMGGPGFRKTTVGKKIDGYGPPSSKSPFGSNEDKGEAKHQVSAKDVKASDQISADDRTKQKQAALSAGLTNKPAGVPKASGSLPQRSPSGNMKPPGKPAEETLSEQDKLKIADKKPRNDSKSESHDEKIKEKPKTENENHEMDDAGKDSLKGGPHRSKQTQQANVSKVSQQTSSLPAGKVAAPVKPVVSAVTGQVASAIQKTTSAVVVGAQPKPNQDLRNQSSNVRSPNLPPRLVKQKDRQRDTGFQDGAHSGGEANDQESAAGTVTLQQPQDKLATLSITTSKTDTSKTLLDGATPPVNTIIFENTNYKSSTAAVAASVTVVQQHHHSQQQQVHQASQPSQQQASAAAQMKRQLSGGPTGSLGAMQHQQQAIVQMTKSEHQVRQHSQEEVFKGSAGMQSATGSMQEMLVEQPQRPPSANGPPSQPQVIQQQQQQHAQGTLMQQPQQQGQPSSQADAITSALQGMTFQKPSDADYEKEIKPFSFEADISQLIEAKQKAAGLCLSKAQNMISPSTAELNMKIASVKKVWEMPSVAEHTAEDPTSAAAAAVHLAANFAAVSSQHQQHLHQFQHSHGNLTHSHPAHTLAAATGQSYSGSFGQEQPSIEQHFGKPGGGEVVIGGTGAGGDVDTGYNTQQHAAVGQGGNVQHQTANLNMKHAADVLANNAQVCKVKPTQQNMHQSTGLGLSPPPMQQGTIPSAPQTYYQPSQYGMSAIPSPPAVIYNSSAMPSQGGLYNAFQIEAAGRTQFSQYPGHYGTTGTAPYNAYMTTPPNLQTAPTPDMYQSLTSQFRMGGAVQSPYNPSPSQQLNNPNTMLISSNTNSLMSSSVKPSSQQIGAIGSKSGSVGQHYQQQYLGMFPPAPPMQNNSFYSNSAGGQSAFFGGAGATQNYGIQAATTSIFGSHGGQNPSSAPPQQQLPSYAGASQFLNSPLLAANTAIAQQYRGGPTNNPQTAAAAAYMKSNQPQSHMQDSWELQNQLMQQQQQQNQQSNPQQQVSQQQGNPGQHPQQQQQQQMGQPPQSQQPNSNRNMMQPNQQPPVGMGGAGGGGGRPPPQGVQGGGMQQRYPSPIQRPTNYSQPPVPGMHQPRPMRQSNHNPGQQQQQQQQQANMGQAMGNPNKHYYGGNRGGGHVNTMNEQNLGGKPGGGANDKPIMDGDVNKDDSKKK, from the exons ATGAATGCATTGGGGGGAACTAGGGGGGAGCGCAATGCAAAGCCCAAATTCGCAGCGTTAGATATCAATAAACTATACAGCACAAGTCGG GGAGAATCTCTTGAACCATCCACTCAGAAAAGTGCAGCTCCTCGCAAACATGGAATGCAAAGTTTGGGTAAGGTTCCCTCGGCTCGCCGACCTCCAGCAAACCTTCCGTCTCTGAAAGCTGAAATTTCCACACCGTCTGATCAGCAAGGTACCTGGGCTAACGAGACTGGAGATATTCAAAATAACAATTCTAGTATTACCACAACATCCGCAGTAACAGCATCGCCTCTATCAACAACCACTAGTAGCAGCAATTTAAACAATAACGCAACGGCTAGCGTCGGAGCTTCACATATTTCTTCACACACGAACAGTCAGCAAATTCACCCTTCGAGCGCTTCTTCACAATGGAGTTCG AACGAGTTCCCCTCCCTGGATGGCACTGGTCAGTATGGTCCGAGCGGCaaactgctgcagcagcagcatcattaCGATGGCGGCAGCGACGGTCGGTTGATGAATCAGTATATGGATGCTCCACAGGTCAGTCTAAGGCCACAGACGGATGCAGCCAGTtggatgcagcagcagcagagcagTGGAGGCGTAGGCTGCGGAGGCAGTTTAAACGGGCCAAGCAGCAGCCAACAGGTCCCGGGccaccaacagcagcaacaacaacagcaacccgCGGCACCGCTTCCGCCGCAGTTTCGAGCACTAATGCCACCGTTCATGTATCGTGGAAGCGGAGGCGGAGGTGGAAACTCAGTGACACCTCCACCGGGCTCGAACGAAGACGTGGGACGCAGTGGCAGAGAaggtggtggtggtggaagCAGGGATGGTGGTGGTGTTGGAGGAGGCGGAGGAGGAGGAGGTGGGGGTGGTGTTGCCGGTGGTTCTGGTGGGCGGAACAACAACAGCGGCGGATACAACAGTATGTTGCCAAGCTTTGTTCTTCCTTCGACAAATCATCAATCCCATGGCTCCAGTTATTCACCAACACAATCAGGTGGTAGATATCGGGACACATATTCCGGAGGGCGTCGTAATCAGGCGCAGCCTCCGCGACTTGCCAACcgtcagcagcagcaacagcagcagcagcaacaacaccaACAAGATGATTCTCGCTCGCAGCAGGCTACTCCTTACATAGATCCCGATATTGTTGTACAAAGGCCAATCATTCGCGATGAGGAGCTGCAACGTATTGAGGCAATTTCCAAGGACGAAGGCTGGGCAAAGGATGATGAAATTGATTACAATCAAAAGCTACAGTTCTCGGACGATGAATCGGAACCAAGTCCACCGAAAGAAACGCCACCGATGGCGCCAGCCAAGCACGAAAAGAGTCACGTATCgccacaacaacaacagcaacaaccacAACAGCAGCAATTACTCCAACAGCAGCAATCACATCAACAGCAGCAATCGCACCAACAGCAACCGCATCCGCAGCAACCACAGCATGATGATGATAAACGAATGACTTGGAGTCGCGAGGTAGAGCGAGAGCAGGAGAGGTTGGACCAAGAACGTGCAGAGCATGAACGATTCGAAAAAGAACGAGACCAACAACCCGTACGCCCTTTGCCGCAGCAAAATGGCCATGTAGGCGGAGGGCgtggtggactggatgcagaggCAAAAGAAAGGCTCAAACAACGTCGCGAAGAAGATCAACGACGAGAAATGGAACGGAAACAAGCTGCTGCAAGGAAACTGCAGGAGTTGGAACAGAAATTGAATCGGAAGAAGACTGAAGAAACGACAAGTGGATTACCACAGGCTAAAGATGAAGAAGAGCGCGAACCGCCTGTTACCGGTTATAGTGAATCGACTGAAAGTAAAGATCGCACTAGTACAGGCAGCCGTGGAGATCGAGATAAAGCCGATTCGAAGGAAACTCGGGATCGTGAATGGGAACGTTACGAATATGGTAGACATGAACGTTACGATCGTGATAGACCTGATCAGAATCGTGATCAACGGGGTGGGGAACGGACCGGAGAATGGGGTGATATGCCACCGTTCTCCAAGACTTTTCAATCAAATTTACCGCCTCGCTTCCAGAAGCGCAAGCTGGAACGGAATTCTTCCGGCAATAGCTTGCAAGGAAATACAGGATTTATTGCTAGGGATCAGCCTAACAACAGAAGCACTGCCAACCAAGGGCCAACGGGATCTTCCCAATCGCAGCAACAGCAAAGTGATGGCAAAAGTGTTCCATTTGCACAGCAGTACGATCCTCGATTTATTCATAGCCAGCAAAGCTATGGCAAGAATCAAACTGGATCGCAGCGACGAGGCGGACCAATAGATGATGGCCCTCGTCGGGATATAAGACACGATCGTTCCGACGATCGCGATCGCGATAGAGATCGAGATCGAGAACGGGAAATGGTCCCTAGAGAAATTATGAAACGACGAATAGACTCGGAGGAAGACGATCGATTCAGTAGCAGTGGCAGAGAATCCTCTAGCAAACTGAGCGGCGGTAGAACGACCCCGCAGTTAGTACGAAGTGTTTCGGACACGTCTCAACGGAAAACAAGCGTTTCAAGCGATGATAATACTCGCCACTCAGAGCAGCATCATGCGAGTGTAAAGGAATCCATAGGATCGTGGGAGAGCGAGGCCGAGAAGGAGGACCGCAGGCAAGCGGAAGCGGCAGCTGCATTAGCTAAAGAAAATCAGCTGCAGCAAttccaccagcagcagcaaccattAGACAACCGTCGAACATCTGAGTCATCAGTAATGTCCGAAGGCGAGCCAAAGCAGATACTCCAGCGTATCAAAGAATCATCACCAGCGCTCTCCGAAAAACAAGGTAAAGATAGAAATGAAGATTCAAAAATAATCGACCACAAGTCTTTGCCGAAAGCTTGGGAAGATTCGGTTGAAGTGTCAGATGAGAACACGATAGTAAAAGCAGCTCATGAGTTGAGTTCAACTTCAGTAGAAGACAAAAAGGATTCTTTGGGCTCAGAAGGAATGAAAAACGATAGTACTAGCGGACGTGGATCCGATTTGGATAGCAGTAAAATGAATACTTCGCAGGGAAGTGCTGTTAGTGGAAAGGATTCAGACGATAGCAAATATGGTATTAAAAAACCGATGCATCCGCGAGGCTCAGGAAGACACGACAATCGAGGAGGTGGTCATTCCCGGGCTGGTTATGGCGGAGGTAGCGGAGGATATCATCGTGGGGGAAGCAGCTGGGGACGAAGAGGCGGTGGTGGTGGATCTAGAACGGGTGGACACGGAAGAAATTATAATCAAGATTACTGGAGTGAGTCTGATTTTTCAGAAGATGGAGAGGATGAAtacagaaaagatggaaaattcGATCGAAAAGAGGGAAGTGGTTATTACAGGCATGGAGGTTCTTTAGCAGGTCAAGGTCACAATACGAAGGAAGGTTTCGCACCACGCGGGGAACCTTCCCGTCGAGGAAGGGGAGGAATGAGCTCTTCCATGGGGGGCCCGGGTTTCCGCAAGACAACAGTTGGCAAGAAAATTGACGGCTATGGTCCACCTAGTTCGAAAAGCCCATTCGGAAGTAATGAGGATAAAGGAGAAGCTAAGCATCAGGTATCGGCAAAGGATGTTAAAGCATCTGATCAAATTAGCGCTGATGATCggacaaaacaaaaacaggCGGCCTTGAGTGCTGGATTAACAAACAAGCCGGCAGGAGTACCAAAGGCATCCGGTTCGCTACCACAGAGAAGTCCATCTGGTAACATGAAACCGCCTGGTAAACCAGCTGAAGAAACGCTCTCGGAGCAGGATAAGCTCAAAATTGCTGATAAAAAACCTCGTAATGATAGCAAGAGCGAATCTCACGATGAGAAAATCAAGGAGAAACCTAAAACCGAAAACGAGAATCATGAGATGGATGATGCAGGAAAGGATAGCCTAAAAGGCGGGCCTCATCGTTCCAAGCAGACGCAACAAGCCAATGTTTCGAAAGTTTCACAACAGACTTCGTCCCTGCCGGCAGGAAAAGTTGCTGCGCCAGTTAAACCTGTCGTTTCAGCAGTTACTGGTCAGGTTGCGTCCGCTATTCAGAAAACAACTTCGGCTGTAGTAGTGGGAGCACAGCCCAAGCCGAACCAAGATCTTCGCAATCAATCTAGCAACGTTCGTTCACCCAATCTTCCACCGCGTTTGGTTAAACAAAAAGATCGACAGCGAGACACTGGTTTCCAGGATGGAGCACACAGCGGAGGAGAAGCGAATGATCAAGAATCCGCTGCAGGTACAGTGACTTTGCAACAACCTCAAGACAAATTGGCCACGTTGAGTATAACCACTTCCAAGACTGATACTAGTAAGACTTTATTGGATGGTGCAACTCCTCCCGTGAATACGATTATTTTCGAAAATACGAACTACAAATCTTCGACGGCCGCTGTAGCAGCATCAGTCACAGTAGTTCAACAACATCATCACTCTCAGCAGCAGCAGGTTCACCAAGCCTCGCAACCATCTCAACAACAAGCTTCAGCAGCTGCTCAAATGAAACGACAACTTTCTGGAGGTCCTACAGGGTCACTCGGAGCAATGCAACATCAGCAGCAAGCAATTGTTCAAATGACCAAATCTGAGCACCAGGTTCGCCAACATTCGCAAGAGGAAGTATTTAAGGGTTCAGCTGGTATGCAATCCGCAACTGGATCAATGCAAGAGATGCTGGTAGAACAGCCACAAAGACCACCGTCGGCAAACGGTCCACCTTCGCAGCCACAAGTGattcaacagcaacagcaacaacacgCGCAAGGCACATTAATGCAGCAGCCACAACAGCAAGGACAACCCAGTTCTCAAGCTGATGCAATCACAAGTGCTCTCCAGGGAATGACTTTCCAGAAACCATCAGATGCAGACTatgaaaaagagataaaaccaTTCTCTTTCGAAGCTGATATCTCGCAGCTCATTGAAGCCAAACAGAAGGCTGCCGGGCTATGTCTCTCCAAAGCTCAGAACATGATTTCACCGTCGACCGCCGAGTTGAACATGAAGATTGCTAGTGTAAAGAAAGTTTGGGAAATGCCATCTGTTGCAGAACACACCGCTGAAGATCCTACcagcgcagcagcagcagcagtccatCTGGCAGCCAATTTTGCTGCCGTTTCATCGCAACATCAACAGCACCTACATCAGTTCCAACATTCGCACGGAAACTTGACTCACAGTCATCCGGCACATACGCTGGCAGCGGCTACTGGTCAATCCTATAGTGGAAGCTTTGGCCAGGAGCAGCCCTCAATTGAACAGCACTTTGGCAAACCAGGCGGTGGTGAAGTTGTAATTGGTGGAACAGGAGCTGGTGGCGACGTTGACACAGGATACAACACCCAACAGCATGCTGCCGTAGGACAAGGAGGAAATGTTCAACATCAAACAGCGAATTTGAACATGAAACATGCGGCGGATGTATTAGCTAACAATGCTCAAGTGTGCAAAGTTAAGCCGACCCAACAGAACATGCATCAATCCACGGGACTGGGACTTTCTCCACCTCCAATGCAGCAAGGCACAATCCCATCCGCACCACAAACATACTATCAACCATCGCAATACGGCATGTCTGCCATTCCTTCACCACCTGCCGTCATTTACAATTCATCTGCCATGCCCTCTCAAGGTGGCCTTTACAATGCATTCCAAATCGAAGCAGCAGGTCGTACCCAATTTTCGCAGTACCCTGGTCACTATGGCACAACCGGAACAGCGCCGTACAATGCTTATATGACTACACCACCAAATCTACAAACTGCTCCGACCCCCGACATGTATCAGAGCCTCACTTCCCAATTTCGAATGGGCGGTGCCGTCCAATCACCGTATAACCCATCGCCCTCGCAGCAGTTAAACAATCCAAATACTATGCTAATCTCGTCCAATACAAATTCGCTTATGTCATCATCGGTGAAACCATCGTCTCAACAAATCGGTGCAATCGGCTCGAAGAGCGGCTCTGTTGGACAGCACTACCAGCAGCAGTACTTGGGAATGTTCCCTCCAGCGCCACCTATGCAAAACAACAGTTTCTACTCTAACTCAGCCGGTGGCCAGAGTGCATTTTTCGGTGGTGCCGGGGCTACACAGAACTACGGAATCCAGGCAGCCACGACCAGCATATTCGGTAGCCATGGTGGACAAAATCCTTCCAGTGCGCCGCCACAGCAGCAGTTGCCAAGCTATGCGGGTGCATCGCAGTTCCTCAATTCACCTTTACTGGCGGCCAACACCGCCATTGCACAGCAGTATCGTGGCGGACCGACCAACAATCCACAGACGGCAGCCGCAGCGGCGTATATGAAAAGCAACCAACCCCAATCGCACATGCAGGATTCT TGGGAACTTCAAAATCAACTcatgcaacagcaacaacagcaaaatCAGCAGTCAAATCCCCAACAACAAGTATCGCAACAGCAGGGCAATCCAGGGCAACAcccgcagcagcaacagcagcagcaaatggGGCAACCACCGCAGTCTCAGCAACCTAATTCGAATCGTAACATGATGCAACCTAACCAGCAACCCCCGGTGGGAATGGGTGGTGCAGGTGGCGGCGGTGGTCGTCCTCCACCGCAAGGTGTTCAAGGCGGTGGTATGCAGCAGCGCTATCCATCACCGATCCAACGCCCTACCAATTACTCGCAGCCACCAGTTCCAGGGATGCACCAGCCGCGACCAATGCGCCAGTCCAACCACAATCCGggtcagcaacagcaacagcaacagcaacaggctaACATGGGCCAAGCGATGGGCAACCCAAATAAGCACTATTACGGCGGTAATCGAG